One Salinimonas marina DNA segment encodes these proteins:
- a CDS encoding S41 family peptidase gives MSIKGLFLAATTLGSFQTFADSVWTPVIQHDLTHIYTTVKDNHPEYVDTQNDYFRQWLEQGYQQGLKNAEAAESLNDAMTLISTYVAGFADGHFFLHLNYQPKTIKWAGIQIRRFGYDYRVDYTDSSFSASMPAHRARLVSCDGQLAEDIMNNEVLKARFNAPDLNSAKVRYAPMLLADDGLGQRTYFSHCRFEHNEKNRDYTLEWKTVLVSDYTQKTTSPFTPPDYSFTIVARDKYWITLPGFSPDNNEKDTLRSIFKKIAAVRTTASHFVVDVRGNGGGNSQWGVEAAKALYGDAFIEKYQQAHSDESYALWRVSNDNIQYLHNALPGIEEQFGKASEAYTAFTALVANMKRTLEQGDKLIRQGGETSSVQSASIKSSAEASSTLPAAATQAKILFVTDSRCGSACLDFVDLMLGLPNVVHVGHETSADTVYTDVRPGQLPSGLGRYSLAQKVYRDRPRKHNESYVPTHFYPGDIGNADRLKQWLFEEGVEPLQ, from the coding sequence ATGAGTATTAAAGGGTTATTCTTAGCGGCAACCACCCTGGGATCGTTTCAGACGTTTGCCGACAGCGTCTGGACGCCGGTGATACAACACGACCTTACGCATATTTACACCACTGTTAAAGATAACCACCCTGAGTATGTTGATACACAAAATGACTATTTCAGGCAGTGGCTTGAACAGGGATACCAGCAAGGATTAAAAAATGCTGAGGCCGCTGAATCGCTTAATGATGCGATGACCCTCATTAGCACCTATGTTGCCGGTTTTGCCGATGGTCACTTTTTTTTGCATCTGAACTACCAACCAAAAACGATAAAATGGGCAGGCATTCAAATACGACGTTTTGGTTACGACTACCGGGTTGATTACACCGACAGTTCATTTTCTGCATCAATGCCTGCACACCGGGCAAGGCTGGTTTCGTGTGATGGTCAGCTGGCTGAAGACATCATGAACAATGAGGTACTCAAGGCTCGCTTCAATGCCCCTGACCTGAACTCAGCCAAAGTACGATACGCGCCAATGCTTCTGGCCGATGACGGTCTGGGACAGCGCACGTACTTCAGTCACTGCCGCTTTGAACACAATGAAAAAAACCGCGACTACACACTTGAATGGAAGACCGTTTTAGTCAGTGACTACACTCAAAAGACCACCTCGCCATTTACCCCGCCTGACTACAGTTTTACCATTGTAGCGCGAGACAAGTATTGGATTACCCTGCCGGGCTTTTCTCCGGATAATAACGAGAAGGACACATTGCGCAGCATTTTTAAGAAGATCGCCGCGGTGCGCACCACTGCCAGTCATTTTGTAGTGGATGTGAGAGGCAATGGTGGCGGTAATTCTCAATGGGGGGTGGAGGCAGCGAAAGCATTGTATGGTGACGCTTTTATTGAAAAATATCAGCAAGCACATTCTGATGAAAGCTATGCGTTGTGGCGGGTGAGTAATGACAATATCCAATACCTGCACAATGCTTTACCGGGGATAGAAGAGCAATTTGGTAAAGCCAGTGAGGCATACACTGCCTTTACCGCGCTGGTGGCTAATATGAAAAGGACACTTGAGCAGGGAGATAAATTAATCCGGCAAGGAGGCGAAACGTCTTCAGTGCAATCTGCGTCTATCAAATCGTCAGCCGAGGCGTCGTCCACGTTACCGGCTGCCGCCACCCAGGCGAAAATTTTGTTTGTTACCGACTCCAGATGTGGCAGTGCCTGTCTTGACTTTGTAGATTTAATGCTGGGATTACCTAATGTGGTACATGTTGGGCACGAAACCAGCGCCGATACTGTGTATACGGATGTTCGTCCGGGGCAACTGCCCAGTGGCCTGGGGCGCTATTCCCTGGCGCAAAAGGTATACCGGGACCGGCCGCGAAAGCACAATGAAAGCTATGTACCAACGCATTTTTATCCTGGTGATATTGGCAACGCTGACAGGTTAAAACAATGGCTGTTTGAGGAAGGGGTTGAACCGTTGCAGTAG
- a CDS encoding 4a-hydroxytetrahydrobiopterin dehydratase translates to MTEEQINGALEQLNNQISDDTRWVREGDTIKKTFVFKSFIRAFGWMSQIAIWAEKLRHHPEWFNVYNKVDVTLTTHDVEGLSELDFKLAEKMEKFGR, encoded by the coding sequence ATGACAGAAGAACAAATCAACGGTGCGCTTGAACAATTAAATAATCAAATTAGTGATGACACCCGTTGGGTACGTGAGGGCGACACCATCAAAAAAACCTTTGTGTTTAAAAGTTTTATCCGGGCGTTTGGCTGGATGTCGCAAATTGCTATCTGGGCAGAAAAACTGCGTCACCACCCTGAATGGTTCAATGTGTATAACAAAGTCGACGTCACCCTTACCACTCACGATGTCGAAGGGTTGAGCGAACTCGACTTTAAACTGGCAGAAAAAATGGAAAAATTTGGCCGTTAA
- a CDS encoding MHYT domain-containing protein: protein MQFVDWVVNFFQVSPNALVLTGSYSASLIGLSLTIAIFASFMAFTVAHQAATAASRLQKQLLLLVGSMALGVGIWGMHFVGMLAFDLSTPVQYDLRNTFLSFIPGWLAAWVALSLLTSKTIHLRQILMGGFLTGAGIGSMHYTGMAAMEMAPLLKYNATVFGLSIIVAVVLAMLAIWIRFGLARVQRLSGAHYRVIGAASVVMGLAIGAMHYTGMSAARFVAPAGVDLPQQQGHISVLLAAMVAFLIVVFIAVVLGVSVLVKYRNASKEAKQSQRTLLAMMDTAVDGILTFDGRGKILNANPAVCEITGYSREELLNQNVRLLIPENRRRIYDPALDANKLNSLKSKIMNGNQDRQALHKNGHLVPIRVGVGHTKVADKDYYVAFLSDIRERISMEKQLRSNEAKFRSFFDNVPGLAYRCLDEPGGPMLFVTDAIKAMTGYPASDFVLPNPRRSFLDLYHPDDLPTIAKANGNKKTFVLEYRIIHRDGSIRWFREQGVAVQSEEENVRWLDGFIFDITERRTMENELVQAKVAAEQAASARSSFLANMSHEIRTPMNAIIGFSDLMLHEALNKEQHKHVVTINRSARSLLHLLNDILDSAKLDKGKLDLDLRNFVLTEEVDTVVSTFWLEAKRKSLELEIVMEDGLEPVYNGAPERIRQVLGNLINNAVKFTEQGSITLKVGPAKSGFIGFTIRDTGIGMSKEQLARVFDAFAQADATMSRKFGGTGLGTTISKQLVELMGGRISAKSEPGHGSEFYFELPLAAANADERCISDSELEVPAQHILVVDDIRQNIDLICLLLKRHGHSTEVARNGQEALDLMACRDFDLVLMDLQMPVLDGLSAARQRREYERQNQLPQLPFIALTASVLVQDKNAAMNAGMEGFANKPIDYEQLNREMARVLGLIEDLPLSPTEQPQNDTDMQMVDWAKGELLWGNQGAHVEEIRRFLNGFDMAFSSLQNAVATGDTQAIKSISHSLKGVTGNLGLNMLMTSFRQLEQSASHSGKAQDLLDMAAIQVKYLHNEPALIKPAQPAGRDGQFDAETLYEALQILHTSVIQNQVNEVHLEALQAMPAGEFASQLQSVLTDIDDFEFEHAANKLTVLLGKLQEVAHEEQPC from the coding sequence ATGCAATTTGTCGATTGGGTAGTGAACTTTTTTCAGGTTTCGCCAAACGCGTTAGTCCTCACAGGCTCCTATTCGGCCTCGTTAATTGGCCTGTCTCTTACCATCGCTATCTTTGCTTCCTTTATGGCGTTTACCGTGGCGCATCAGGCTGCAACCGCCGCCAGTCGTTTGCAAAAGCAACTGCTGTTATTAGTGGGGAGTATGGCTTTAGGGGTGGGGATCTGGGGCATGCATTTTGTTGGCATGCTGGCCTTTGATTTATCTACCCCGGTACAATATGACTTGCGAAATACTTTTTTGTCCTTCATTCCCGGCTGGTTGGCTGCATGGGTCGCGTTAAGCCTGTTAACCAGTAAAACCATTCATCTGCGACAAATATTAATGGGCGGGTTTTTAACCGGCGCGGGCATCGGCTCTATGCATTATACCGGTATGGCGGCGATGGAGATGGCCCCATTACTAAAATACAACGCCACTGTGTTTGGTCTTTCTATCATTGTTGCCGTGGTGCTGGCGATGCTGGCCATCTGGATCCGGTTCGGTCTGGCCCGGGTGCAGCGACTTTCCGGAGCGCATTATCGGGTGATTGGTGCTGCCAGTGTGGTCATGGGCCTGGCCATCGGTGCCATGCATTATACCGGCATGTCAGCCGCGCGTTTTGTCGCCCCAGCCGGGGTTGATTTGCCTCAGCAGCAGGGACATATTTCTGTGTTACTGGCCGCTATGGTGGCTTTTTTGATCGTGGTTTTTATTGCCGTGGTGCTGGGCGTCAGTGTCCTGGTTAAATACCGAAATGCTTCAAAAGAAGCCAAGCAAAGTCAGCGTACCCTGTTAGCAATGATGGATACCGCGGTAGATGGCATCCTTACATTTGATGGTCGCGGTAAAATACTGAATGCCAACCCGGCTGTGTGCGAGATTACCGGTTACAGTCGCGAAGAACTGCTAAACCAGAATGTCCGTTTGTTGATTCCCGAAAACCGGCGTCGTATCTACGATCCGGCACTTGACGCTAATAAGCTCAATAGCCTGAAAAGTAAAATTATGAATGGCAACCAGGATCGTCAGGCCTTGCATAAAAACGGCCACCTGGTGCCTATTCGAGTTGGCGTTGGACACACCAAAGTGGCTGACAAGGATTATTATGTAGCGTTTTTAAGCGACATCCGTGAACGCATCAGTATGGAAAAACAGCTACGCAGTAACGAAGCAAAGTTTCGGTCCTTTTTTGATAATGTCCCCGGTCTGGCTTACCGGTGCCTGGATGAACCCGGTGGGCCGATGTTATTTGTTACTGATGCTATTAAAGCCATGACCGGTTATCCGGCCAGTGACTTTGTGTTACCCAATCCTCGCCGTAGCTTTTTAGATTTGTATCATCCGGATGACTTGCCGACCATTGCTAAAGCTAACGGCAACAAAAAAACATTTGTTCTTGAGTATCGCATAATACATCGAGATGGCTCGATTCGCTGGTTTCGGGAGCAGGGCGTCGCGGTGCAAAGTGAAGAAGAAAATGTGCGATGGCTTGATGGGTTCATCTTTGATATCACTGAGCGCCGTACCATGGAAAATGAATTGGTTCAGGCGAAGGTCGCCGCCGAGCAAGCAGCGTCTGCGCGTTCCTCGTTTTTAGCCAATATGAGCCATGAAATCAGAACGCCGATGAATGCGATTATTGGCTTTAGTGACCTGATGTTGCATGAAGCCCTAAACAAAGAACAGCACAAGCATGTGGTAACAATCAACCGCTCTGCCCGTTCGTTGTTGCACCTGTTAAACGATATTCTGGACAGCGCCAAACTGGATAAAGGCAAGTTGGATCTGGATCTTCGTAATTTTGTCTTAACTGAAGAAGTCGATACGGTCGTCAGTACGTTCTGGCTGGAAGCCAAGCGAAAGTCGCTGGAGCTTGAAATTGTTATGGAAGACGGCTTGGAACCGGTGTACAACGGCGCGCCTGAAAGAATACGTCAGGTGCTGGGTAACCTTATCAATAATGCGGTTAAATTTACCGAACAAGGCAGTATTACGTTAAAGGTTGGTCCGGCTAAATCTGGGTTTATCGGGTTTACTATTCGCGATACGGGGATAGGAATGAGCAAAGAACAACTGGCACGGGTTTTTGATGCCTTTGCCCAGGCCGATGCTACCATGAGCCGCAAATTTGGCGGAACCGGCTTAGGCACCACCATCAGTAAACAACTGGTAGAGCTGATGGGCGGCAGGATTTCAGCTAAAAGTGAACCAGGCCACGGCAGTGAGTTTTATTTTGAGTTGCCGCTGGCTGCGGCCAATGCTGATGAGCGCTGCATCAGTGATAGTGAGCTGGAGGTTCCGGCCCAGCACATTTTGGTAGTCGATGACATCCGCCAGAACATCGATCTGATATGCCTGTTACTCAAGCGCCACGGCCATTCGACCGAAGTAGCCCGAAATGGTCAGGAAGCGCTGGACTTAATGGCCTGCCGCGATTTCGATTTGGTGTTAATGGATTTACAGATGCCGGTACTCGATGGCCTTAGCGCAGCACGTCAACGCCGAGAATATGAACGTCAGAACCAGCTGCCACAATTGCCTTTTATTGCGCTTACCGCCAGCGTTCTGGTGCAGGATAAAAACGCGGCGATGAATGCCGGTATGGAAGGCTTTGCTAACAAGCCGATTGATTATGAGCAGTTAAATCGGGAAATGGCCCGGGTGCTGGGACTGATTGAAGACCTTCCGCTGTCACCAACTGAACAGCCGCAAAACGATACCGATATGCAAATGGTAGACTGGGCTAAAGGCGAGCTGTTATGGGGCAACCAAGGGGCCCATGTTGAAGAAATACGTCGTTTTTTAAACGGTTTTGATATGGCCTTTTCAAGTTTGCAAAATGCGGTGGCGACCGGAGATACCCAGGCCATAAAATCGATAAGCCACTCATTAAAAGGAGTGACCGGTAATCTTGGGTTGAATATGCTGATGACCAGTTTCAGGCAATTAGAGCAAAGTGCCTCACACTCTGGTAAAGCCCAGGATTTGTTGGATATGGCAGCCATTCAGGTGAAGTACCTTCACAATGAGCCTGCGCTTATTAAACCAGCTCAACCAGCAGGTCGGGACGGGCAGTTTGATGCAGAGACGTTGTACGAGGCCTTGCAAATACTGCACACCAGCGTCATCCAAAACCAGGTGAATGAAGTGCACCTTGAAGCACTACAAGCCATGCCTGCGGGGGAGTTTGCCTCGCAACTTCAAAGTGTGCTGACCGACATTGATGATTTTGAATTTGAACACGCCGCAAATAAATTGACAGTCTTGCTAGGGAAGTTGCAGGAAGTAGCACATGAGGAACAACCATGCTAA
- the rimP gene encoding ribosome maturation factor RimP, with the protein MAKLEDKLTEMLEPAVEALGFELVGVEYVRAGKHSILRVYIEHENGITVDDCADVSNQVSAILDVEDPISNEYNLEVSSPGMERPLFKEKHFADAVGEIVQIRLTMPMDNRRNFKGPLLACENGTVSIEVDGQQFQLAVANIDKANVVPTFD; encoded by the coding sequence TTGGCAAAGCTTGAAGATAAGCTGACCGAAATGCTGGAGCCGGCGGTAGAGGCGTTGGGCTTCGAACTTGTGGGTGTCGAGTATGTTCGTGCTGGTAAGCACTCAATTTTGCGAGTGTATATTGAGCATGAGAATGGCATCACCGTAGATGATTGTGCGGACGTCAGTAATCAAGTTAGCGCAATCCTGGACGTCGAAGATCCCATTAGCAATGAATATAATCTGGAAGTTTCTTCCCCCGGTATGGAACGGCCGCTGTTCAAAGAAAAACACTTTGCAGACGCGGTCGGTGAAATCGTACAGATTCGTCTGACAATGCCCATGGATAACAGACGCAACTTTAAAGGACCATTACTTGCCTGTGAAAACGGCACGGTAAGTATTGAAGTGGATGGCCAGCAGTTCCAGTTAGCTGTGGCGAATATCGATAAAGCTAACGTTGTTCCCACATTCGACTAA
- a CDS encoding LysR family transcriptional regulator: MRSALPVNLNRIDLNLFAVFDAIYTAGSLTKAADVLCITQPAVSNSLSRLRDMLNDPLFVRTGHSMTPTPVAQNIIVPAREALKLLRTSVQESHVFNPLTSEKAFNFASRDLLEVSIMPRLMAQLQDVAPGISLTNYDVSRANIVSAMASGSLDFFADASTFADPHLCKQKIADDNLVVLARKNHPALADGLSLETFLKLGHINVSQRKTGPGPIDVALDKLGKRRRIVMRGQHFLTVPSTVVKTDLITCMPYHLAKHYDLAIYDMPFELPPIEYFLYWHVSADHDQAHIWMREQIMDVARAYQPH, from the coding sequence ATGCGTTCTGCGTTACCGGTAAACTTAAACCGGATAGATCTGAATCTGTTTGCGGTATTTGACGCCATTTACACCGCCGGAAGTCTGACGAAAGCCGCCGATGTTCTGTGTATCACTCAGCCGGCGGTGAGTAATTCACTGTCCCGGCTGCGGGATATGCTTAACGATCCACTGTTTGTGCGAACTGGCCATAGCATGACACCCACGCCGGTGGCACAAAATATCATTGTGCCGGCCCGAGAAGCCTTGAAGCTATTGCGCACCAGTGTGCAGGAAAGCCATGTGTTTAATCCACTGACCTCCGAAAAGGCTTTCAACTTTGCCAGCCGGGATTTACTGGAAGTCAGTATCATGCCGCGATTAATGGCACAGTTACAGGATGTGGCGCCTGGGATCAGCCTGACAAACTATGATGTAAGCCGGGCTAATATTGTCTCTGCGATGGCCAGCGGCAGTCTCGATTTTTTCGCCGACGCCTCCACTTTTGCCGATCCGCACCTGTGTAAACAAAAAATTGCTGATGACAACCTTGTGGTATTGGCGCGTAAAAATCATCCAGCGCTGGCCGACGGCTTAAGCCTGGAAACCTTTTTAAAACTCGGCCATATCAATGTCTCCCAACGTAAAACCGGGCCGGGACCAATTGATGTGGCATTAGATAAACTCGGCAAACGCAGACGTATTGTGATGCGGGGGCAACACTTTCTCACGGTTCCAAGTACGGTGGTGAAAACCGATTTAATTACCTGTATGCCCTATCATTTAGCAAAACACTATGATTTAGCTATTTATGATATGCCGTTCGAGCTGCCTCCTATTGAGTATTTTCTATATTGGCATGTCAGTGCCGATCATGACCAGGCCCATATCTGGATGCGCGAGCAGATTATGGATGTGGCCCGTGCCTATCAGCCCCACTAG
- a CDS encoding response regulator — protein sequence MLNTQRTATLLLVDDEPVNLRVLKQLLGAHYNLVFAKNGEEAIRLATSQLPDLILLDVMMPGMTGFEVCQSLKLRTETRAIPIIFVTALSEEHDEARGFEVGGVDYVTKPISPSVVQARVKTHLSLMQADELKRTRLQVIQRLGRAAEYKDNETGMHVLRMSHFSKVLALAWGFSADQADILLHAAPMHDIGKIGIPDAILQKPDRLTDEEYEIMKTHPLIGAEILGDANSKLLQIAKSVALTHHEKWDGTGYPNGLKGEQIPIEGRIVAVADVFDALTSKRPYKGAWTLEQTLAEMRAQKGRHFEPRLVDLLEQNLDEILTIKAQFEDD from the coding sequence ATGCTAAATACACAACGTACCGCAACGTTGTTACTGGTGGATGATGAGCCGGTTAACTTAAGGGTACTAAAGCAGCTACTCGGTGCGCACTATAATCTGGTATTTGCAAAAAATGGTGAGGAAGCCATACGTCTGGCTACCTCGCAATTGCCTGATCTGATTTTACTGGATGTGATGATGCCGGGCATGACCGGCTTTGAAGTTTGTCAGTCGCTGAAACTCAGAACCGAAACCCGGGCAATCCCGATAATTTTTGTTACCGCCTTGAGTGAGGAACATGATGAGGCCCGTGGCTTTGAAGTCGGAGGGGTGGATTATGTGACCAAACCAATTTCACCCTCAGTGGTTCAGGCCAGGGTCAAAACCCATTTGTCCCTGATGCAGGCAGACGAGCTTAAACGCACCCGTTTGCAGGTCATCCAGCGATTGGGCCGGGCGGCCGAATACAAAGACAACGAAACCGGCATGCACGTGCTGCGAATGAGTCACTTTTCAAAAGTATTGGCGCTGGCCTGGGGGTTTTCAGCGGATCAGGCCGATATTTTGTTGCATGCGGCACCGATGCACGACATTGGCAAAATTGGCATTCCCGATGCTATTTTGCAAAAGCCGGACAGACTGACGGATGAGGAGTACGAAATCATGAAAACCCATCCGCTCATCGGCGCAGAAATTCTTGGGGATGCGAACTCTAAATTATTGCAAATTGCCAAGTCGGTGGCATTAACCCATCACGAAAAATGGGATGGCACGGGCTATCCAAATGGTCTAAAGGGTGAACAAATTCCCATTGAGGGCCGTATAGTGGCAGTAGCGGATGTGTTTGATGCACTAACCAGTAAGCGTCCCTATAAAGGTGCCTGGACACTGGAACAGACGCTGGCCGAAATGCGCGCCCAGAAAGGCCGGCATTTTGAACCCAGGCTGGTGGACCTACTGGAGCAGAACCTGGATGAAATTCTGACTATCAAAGCGCAGTTTGAAGATGACTGA
- a CDS encoding entericidin A/B family lipoprotein translates to MKSLQNTKMLNARYFVVLAAFLSSLLTGCATMEGAGEDIESAGEEISETADDASN, encoded by the coding sequence ATGAAATCACTGCAAAACACCAAAATGCTAAATGCCCGTTATTTTGTCGTGCTGGCGGCATTCCTATCTTCGTTGCTGACGGGTTGTGCCACAATGGAAGGCGCTGGTGAAGACATCGAATCAGCGGGCGAGGAAATTTCTGAAACTGCCGACGATGCATCAAACTAA
- a CDS encoding DUF3718 domain-containing protein: protein MLKIVKASLSIAAASLLFCGTANASIENALANICTIVEADDKGELRKKMRAVQSDYRLKLHDYYSGISCNGQSLIRTAIQSNSVEVGTLLVKKMPSRELQNPESDGKTLQAWIAENGFQTSPIASEIQQRI, encoded by the coding sequence ATGTTGAAAATTGTTAAAGCATCTCTATCTATCGCTGCAGCGTCACTATTGTTCTGCGGCACGGCCAACGCCAGCATCGAAAATGCTCTGGCTAATATCTGCACTATCGTAGAAGCAGATGATAAAGGCGAACTGCGCAAAAAAATGCGTGCGGTACAATCAGATTACCGTCTGAAGCTACACGATTATTATTCTGGAATTTCGTGCAATGGCCAAAGCCTGATTCGCACGGCGATTCAAAGCAACTCAGTTGAGGTTGGTACACTGCTGGTTAAGAAAATGCCTTCACGTGAGCTACAAAATCCTGAGTCAGATGGTAAAACACTACAGGCATGGATTGCGGAAAATGGTTTTCAGACCAGCCCTATCGCCAGCGAAATTCAACAACGCATCTAG
- a CDS encoding mechanosensitive ion channel family protein: protein MDIPRINEVYSLINGKLETWLKEGIKHLPNIVVAIFIAVFFGILAKVAGNVIQKILRRTFESRQIADLITAIAKVVILAAGVFIALDFVGLQGTVTSLLAGAGIVGLAIGFAFQDLTENFIAGIAMGIRKPFEIGDVISAEGVFGNVESINLRNTLVQTFHGQREIIPNKILFRNIMTNYSVLGVRRIEIPVGISYADDPARARDILTEALNAKDYVIKKDETTVYAEGFGDSSINLLVWFWITYPGETGFMEARHDAIVTIQRTLNEADILIPFPIRTLDFDAKRGEKLNTMLSSRKSETHSDNGTTATRGTSSNPSDDADNAEADN from the coding sequence ATGGATATTCCACGAATAAACGAAGTATATTCGCTGATCAACGGCAAGCTGGAAACCTGGCTTAAAGAAGGCATCAAGCACTTGCCCAATATTGTCGTGGCAATTTTTATCGCTGTGTTCTTTGGCATCCTGGCCAAGGTCGCAGGTAATGTCATTCAAAAAATTCTTCGGCGCACCTTCGAGTCCAGACAAATCGCCGACCTCATTACCGCCATCGCTAAAGTTGTGATTTTGGCCGCCGGGGTCTTTATTGCCCTGGACTTTGTGGGTTTACAAGGGACGGTGACTTCGTTGCTGGCGGGCGCCGGGATTGTAGGCCTGGCGATTGGCTTTGCCTTTCAGGATCTGACTGAAAACTTTATTGCCGGTATCGCCATGGGCATTCGCAAGCCCTTCGAAATTGGCGACGTGATCAGCGCCGAGGGTGTATTTGGTAATGTGGAGTCCATCAATTTAAGAAATACTTTGGTGCAGACGTTTCATGGTCAACGGGAAATCATTCCGAATAAAATACTGTTTCGCAACATCATGACCAACTACTCGGTATTGGGTGTTCGCCGGATAGAAATTCCGGTAGGTATTTCCTATGCTGATGATCCTGCACGGGCCAGAGACATATTAACAGAAGCACTAAATGCAAAAGATTACGTAATAAAGAAAGACGAAACCACGGTTTATGCCGAAGGATTTGGTGATTCCAGTATTAATCTGCTGGTGTGGTTCTGGATTACTTACCCGGGTGAAACCGGGTTTATGGAGGCACGTCACGATGCCATTGTGACGATTCAACGGACCCTGAATGAAGCTGACATTTTGATCCCCTTCCCCATTCGGACACTGGATTTTGATGCCAAACGGGGCGAAAAACTGAATACGATGCTGAGTTCCAGAAAGTCTGAAACTCACTCAGATAACGGTACCACCGCAACCAGGGGTACCAGTAGTAACCCGTCTGATGATGCGGATAATGCTGAAGCAGACAATTAA
- the nusA gene encoding transcription termination factor NusA — MNKEILLVAEAVSNEKQVPREKIFEALEFAIASATKKKNEGDIEVRVSIDQRTGDFDTFRRWLVIEDDQEQTNPYAEITISAAQVDEPDLQLGDYVEEQIESIKFDRITTQTAKQVIVQKVREAERAQMIAEYEDKVGELVTGTIKKVNRDNIIVDLGNNAEGVIYRDDMLPRETFRPGDRVRGLLYVIRPEARGAQLFISRTHPDMLVELFRLEVPEIAEETLEIKSAARDPGSRAKIAVKTNDKRLDPVGACVGMRGSRVQAVSGELGGERVDIVLWDENPAQFVINAMAPAEVASIVVDEDNNTMDVAVEADNLAQAIGRSGQNVRLASQLTGWELNVMTIDDLNAKHEEENSKVLKLFTEYLDIDEDFAGVLVDEGFSTLEEVAYVPVSELLAIEGLDEDMVEELRNRARAVLTTKALASEESLEGAEPTEALLNLEGMSKHVAYLLASRGITDLEELAEQGTDDISDIDELDEESAGKLIMAARNIVWFNEE, encoded by the coding sequence ATGAATAAAGAAATTTTGTTAGTGGCGGAAGCCGTTTCAAATGAAAAACAAGTGCCCCGGGAAAAGATTTTTGAAGCATTGGAATTTGCTATTGCCAGTGCGACTAAGAAAAAGAACGAAGGCGACATAGAAGTACGGGTCAGTATTGATCAGCGTACCGGCGATTTTGATACATTTCGTCGCTGGTTAGTGATTGAAGATGATCAGGAACAAACCAACCCGTATGCAGAAATTACGATTTCTGCAGCGCAGGTCGACGAACCCGATCTGCAACTGGGCGATTATGTTGAAGAACAGATTGAATCAATTAAATTCGACCGCATAACTACTCAGACCGCCAAACAGGTTATCGTGCAAAAGGTTCGTGAAGCCGAACGGGCACAAATGATTGCCGAGTACGAAGACAAGGTTGGCGAACTGGTTACCGGTACAATTAAGAAAGTAAATCGTGACAACATCATTGTTGATTTAGGCAACAACGCCGAAGGCGTTATCTATCGTGATGATATGTTGCCGCGCGAAACCTTCCGTCCAGGCGACCGGGTGCGCGGATTACTGTATGTTATTCGCCCCGAAGCACGTGGCGCGCAGTTGTTTATCAGCCGGACTCATCCAGACATGCTGGTTGAGCTGTTCCGCTTAGAAGTGCCGGAAATTGCAGAAGAAACTCTGGAAATTAAATCGGCAGCGCGGGATCCGGGTTCGCGGGCAAAAATCGCGGTTAAAACCAACGACAAACGTCTTGATCCGGTTGGGGCGTGTGTGGGTATGCGTGGTTCACGTGTACAGGCGGTTTCGGGTGAACTTGGCGGTGAGCGGGTTGATATTGTGCTGTGGGATGAAAATCCGGCGCAGTTTGTTATCAATGCTATGGCCCCGGCCGAAGTTGCCTCTATCGTGGTTGATGAAGACAATAACACCATGGATGTGGCGGTAGAAGCCGACAACCTGGCACAGGCCATTGGCCGTAGCGGACAAAATGTGCGTCTGGCCAGTCAGTTGACCGGTTGGGAGCTAAACGTGATGACCATTGATGATCTCAATGCGAAGCACGAAGAAGAAAACTCAAAAGTGTTGAAGCTGTTCACAGAATATCTGGACATTGATGAAGATTTTGCCGGTGTGCTGGTGGACGAAGGATTCAGTACGCTGGAAGAAGTGGCCTATGTGCCTGTAAGCGAACTGCTGGCCATTGAAGGGCTGGATGAAGATATGGTCGAAGAGCTGCGTAATCGTGCCCGTGCAGTATTGACCACTAAGGCGCTGGCCAGTGAAGAATCACTGGAAGGTGCCGAGCCAACTGAAGCCTTGCTGAATTTAGAAGGCATGAGCAAACATGTCGCATATCTACTGGCCAGCCGCGGCATCACCGACTTAGAAGAGTTGGCAGAGCAGGGCACAGACGATATAAGCGATATTGATGAACTAGACGAAGAGAGCGCCGGTAAACTTATCATGGCTGCCCGTAATATCGTCTGGTTTAATGAAGAATAA